In Papaver somniferum cultivar HN1 chromosome 1, ASM357369v1, whole genome shotgun sequence, a genomic segment contains:
- the LOC113347430 gene encoding salicylic acid-binding protein 2-like: METFPEKISVAVFLTAFMPNALQEIKYPDIFKEVIYTYGQGTKGASTNFMFGPRYISSNLYDLSSPEDLALASMLARPIRIFSADDMSKQMTMSKQKYESVKRVYIIAELDKGIPKDFQRWVIEKDSVDDVKENAGSDHMVMMSRPQELFACLQEIAGGA, encoded by the exons ATGGAAACGTTCCCGGAAAAGATCTCCGTGGCTGTTTTTCTCACCGCCTTCATGCCTAACGCGTTACAAGAAATCAAGTACCCTGATATCTTTAAAGAGGT CATATATACTTACGGCCAAGGGACCAAGGGGGCGTCTACAAATTTCATGTTTGGTCCCCGCTACATATCGTCAAATCTGTATGATCTCAGTTCACCCGAG GATCTGGCTCTAGCAAGTATGTTGGCGAGACCGATACGCATTTTCAGTGCAGATGACATGTCAAAGCAAATGACAATGTCCAAGCAGAAATATGAATCGGTTAAGCGAGTTTATATCATAGCCGAGCTGGATAAAGGGATACCAAAGGACTTTCAACGTTGGGTAATCGAGAAGGATTCAGTGGATGATGTAAAGGAAAACGCTGGGTCTGACCACATGGTTATGATGTCTAGGCCTCAGGAGCTTTTTGCTTGCCTTCAGGAGATTGCTGGAGGAGCCTGA